One genomic region from Prunus persica cultivar Lovell chromosome G3, Prunus_persica_NCBIv2, whole genome shotgun sequence encodes:
- the LOC18783044 gene encoding epoxide hydrolase B isoform X3 gives MEQIQHRHVQVRGVKLHVAEIGSGPKVVLFLHGFPEIWYTWRHQMVAVANKGHRAIAIDFRGYGLSEQPAEPEKATFKDLIDDVVALLDSLSIDKAVLVGKDFGAFPAYVIPALHPQRVSGMITVGVPFMQPDASPVQFHLLPKGFYMSRLKEPGRAEADFGRFDVKTVIRNIYILFSGSELQVAADDQEIMDLVDTATPLPPWFSEEDLAAYASLYEKSGLHFPLQIPYRSRRSSEDYHLTDPKISAPSLLIMEGTHFVQEQFPEQVNQLITSFLDKHGI, from the exons ATGGAACAGATCCAGCATAGACATGTGCAAGTGAGAGGTGTAAAGCTTCATGTAGCTGAAATTGGAAGCG GTCCAAAAGTGGTGCTTTTCTTACATGGGTTTCCGGAAATATGGTACACATGGAGGCATCAAATGGTTGCTGTGGCAAACAAAGGCCACCGTGCCATAGCCATTGATTTCAGGGGCTATGGACTTTCTGAGCAGCCAGCGGAACCAGAAAAGGCAACCTTCAAAGACCTCATTGACGATGTTGTTGCCCTTTTGGATTCTTTGAGCATTGACAAG GCTGTCCTTGTCGGGAAGGATTTTGGAGCTTTTCCTGCATACGTAATACCTGCTCTCCACCCGCAGCGGGTATCGGGCATGATAACAGTAGGTGTTCCTTTCATGCAACCAGATGCCTCTcctgtccaatttcatctcCTCCCAAAAGGATTCTACATGTCAAGGTTGAAG GAGCCAGGGCGAGCAGAAGCAGATTTTGGCCGCTTTGATGTGAAGACGGTGATACGGAACATCTACATTCTCTTCTCCGGAAGTGAGCTCCAAGTGGCTGCTGATGATCAAGAAATCATGGACTTGGTTGACACTGCAACTCCTCTACCACCATGGTTCTCTGAGGAAGATCTTGCCGCCTATGCATCTTTATATGAGAAATCCGGACTCCATTTTCCATTGCAAATTCCATACAG ATCCAGACGTTCATCCGAGGATTACCATTTAACTGATCCAAAAATCTCAGCTCCATCGCTGCTTATCATGG AAGGGACTCACTTTGTGCAGGAACAATTTCCGGAGCAAGTTAATCAGCTAATCACCAGCTTCCTGGACAAACATGGTATCTAA
- the LOC18783044 gene encoding bifunctional epoxide hydrolase 2 isoform X1: MEQIQHRHVQVRGVKLHVAEIGSGPKVVLFLHGFPEIWYTWRHQMVAVANKGHRAIAIDFRGYGLSEQPAEPEKATFKDLIDDVVALLDSLSIDKAVLVGKDFGAFPAYVIPALHPQRVSGMITVGVPFMQPDASPVQFHLLPKGFYMSRLKEPGRAEADFGRFDVKTVIRNIYILFSGSELQVAADDQEIMDLVDTATPLPPWFSEEDLAAYASLYEKSGLHFPLQIPYRSRRSSEDYHLTDPKISAPSLLIMGEKDYFLKFPGVEDYLSTGAVKHFVPDLDINFIAEGTHFVQEQFPEQVNQLITSFLDKHGI; this comes from the exons ATGGAACAGATCCAGCATAGACATGTGCAAGTGAGAGGTGTAAAGCTTCATGTAGCTGAAATTGGAAGCG GTCCAAAAGTGGTGCTTTTCTTACATGGGTTTCCGGAAATATGGTACACATGGAGGCATCAAATGGTTGCTGTGGCAAACAAAGGCCACCGTGCCATAGCCATTGATTTCAGGGGCTATGGACTTTCTGAGCAGCCAGCGGAACCAGAAAAGGCAACCTTCAAAGACCTCATTGACGATGTTGTTGCCCTTTTGGATTCTTTGAGCATTGACAAG GCTGTCCTTGTCGGGAAGGATTTTGGAGCTTTTCCTGCATACGTAATACCTGCTCTCCACCCGCAGCGGGTATCGGGCATGATAACAGTAGGTGTTCCTTTCATGCAACCAGATGCCTCTcctgtccaatttcatctcCTCCCAAAAGGATTCTACATGTCAAGGTTGAAG GAGCCAGGGCGAGCAGAAGCAGATTTTGGCCGCTTTGATGTGAAGACGGTGATACGGAACATCTACATTCTCTTCTCCGGAAGTGAGCTCCAAGTGGCTGCTGATGATCAAGAAATCATGGACTTGGTTGACACTGCAACTCCTCTACCACCATGGTTCTCTGAGGAAGATCTTGCCGCCTATGCATCTTTATATGAGAAATCCGGACTCCATTTTCCATTGCAAATTCCATACAG ATCCAGACGTTCATCCGAGGATTACCATTTAACTGATCCAAAAATCTCAGCTCCATCGCTGCTTATCATGGGTGAGAAGGACTACTTCTTAAAGTTTCCAGGGGTCGAGGACTACTTGAGCACTGGGGCAGTGAAGCATTTTGTGCCTGATTTGGACATTAATTTCATTGCAGAAGGGACTCACTTTGTGCAGGAACAATTTCCGGAGCAAGTTAATCAGCTAATCACCAGCTTCCTGGACAAACATGGTATCTAA
- the LOC109948264 gene encoding uncharacterized protein LOC109948264, which yields MSLQLSKSLSQSGFLFVVGSLSLQPLPPFPSRLSNTLSLFMTGNSREEIHKRKRIILLDILIHKIFKRVKKAWKHGKEELGGLCDEEFVDIGTSERTIKEKLKCTLFSDYEGIHLYM from the exons ATGTCGCTCCAACTCTCTAAATCTCTCTCACAAtctggttttttgtttgtcgttggctctctctctctccagccTCTTCCTCCATTCCCGAGTAGATTATCCAACACTCTCAGCCTCTTTATGACAG GAAATTCAAGAGAGGAAATTcataagagaaaaagaatcaTTTTGCTGGATATACTGATTCAT AAGATATTTAAGAGGGTGAAAAAAGCTTGGAAGCATGGTAAGGAGGAGCTTGGTGGATTATGTGATGAAGAGTTTGTTGATATTGGTACAAGTGAAAGAACTATAAAGGAGAAGCTTAAGTGTACCTTATTTAGTGATTATGAaggtatacatttatatatgtag
- the LOC18782969 gene encoding bifunctional epoxide hydrolase 2 isoform X2 yields MEQIQHRHVQVRGVKLHVAEIGSGPKVVLFLHGFPEIWYTWRHQMVAVANKGHRAIAIDFRGYGLSEQPAEPEKATFKDLIDDVVALLDSLSIDKAVLVGKDFGAFPAYVIPALHPQRVSGMITVGVPFMQPDASPVQFHLLPKGFYMSRLKEPGRAEADFGRFDVKTVIRNIYILFSGSELQVAADDQEIMDLVDPATPLPPWFSEEDLAAYASLYEKSGLHFPLQIPYRSRRSSEDFHLTDPKISAPSLLIMGEKDYFLKFPGVEDYLRTGAVKHFVPDLDINFIAEGTHFVQEQFPEQVNQLITSFLDKHGI; encoded by the exons ATGGAACAGATCCAGCATAGACATGTGCAAGTGAGAGGTGTAAAGCTTCATGTAGCTGAAATTGGAAGCG GTCCAAAAGTGGTGCTTTTCTTACATGGGTTTCCGGAAATATGGTACACATGGAGGCATCAAATGGTTGCTGTGGCAAACAAAGGCCACCGTGCCATAGCCATTGATTTCAGGGGCTATGGACTTTCTGAGCAGCCAGCGGAACCAGAAAAGGCAACCTTCAAAGACCTCATTGACGATGTTGTTGCCCTTTTGGATTCTTTGAGCATTGACAAG GCTGTCCTTGTTGGGAAGGATTTTGGAGCTTTTCCTGCATACGTAATACCTGCTCTCCACCCACAGCGGGTATCGGGCATGATAACAGTAGGTGTTCCTTTCATGCAACCAGATGCTTCTcctgtccaatttcatctcCTCCCAAAAGGATTCTACATGTCAAGGTTGAAG GAGCCAGGGCGGGCAGAAGCAGATTTTGGCCGCTTTGATGTGAAGACGGTGATACGGAACATCTACATTCTCTTCTCCGGAAGTGAGCTCCAAGTGGCTGCTGATGATCAAGAAATCATGGACTTGGTTGACCCTGCAACTCCTCTACCACCATGGTTCTCTGAGGAAGATCTTGCCGCCTATGCATCTTTATATGAGAAATCCGGACTCCATTTTCCATTGCAAATTCCATACAG ATCCAGACGTTCATCCGAGGATTTCCATTTAACTGATCCAAAAATCTCAGCTCCATCGCTGCTTATCATGGGTGAGAAGGACTACTTCTTAAAGTTTCCGGGGGTCGAGGACTACTTGCGCACTGGGGCAGTGAAGCATTTTGTGCCTGATTTGGACATTAATTTCATTGCAGAAGGGACTCACTTTGTACAGGAACAATTTCCGGAGCAAGTTAATCAGCTAATCACCAGCTTCCTGGACAAACATGGCATTTAA
- the LOC18783044 gene encoding epoxide hydrolase B isoform X2 — protein MAYIQGPKVVLFLHGFPEIWYTWRHQMVAVANKGHRAIAIDFRGYGLSEQPAEPEKATFKDLIDDVVALLDSLSIDKAVLVGKDFGAFPAYVIPALHPQRVSGMITVGVPFMQPDASPVQFHLLPKGFYMSRLKEPGRAEADFGRFDVKTVIRNIYILFSGSELQVAADDQEIMDLVDTATPLPPWFSEEDLAAYASLYEKSGLHFPLQIPYRSRRSSEDYHLTDPKISAPSLLIMGEKDYFLKFPGVEDYLSTGAVKHFVPDLDINFIAEGTHFVQEQFPEQVNQLITSFLDKHGI, from the exons ATGGCTTATATTCAAG GTCCAAAAGTGGTGCTTTTCTTACATGGGTTTCCGGAAATATGGTACACATGGAGGCATCAAATGGTTGCTGTGGCAAACAAAGGCCACCGTGCCATAGCCATTGATTTCAGGGGCTATGGACTTTCTGAGCAGCCAGCGGAACCAGAAAAGGCAACCTTCAAAGACCTCATTGACGATGTTGTTGCCCTTTTGGATTCTTTGAGCATTGACAAG GCTGTCCTTGTCGGGAAGGATTTTGGAGCTTTTCCTGCATACGTAATACCTGCTCTCCACCCGCAGCGGGTATCGGGCATGATAACAGTAGGTGTTCCTTTCATGCAACCAGATGCCTCTcctgtccaatttcatctcCTCCCAAAAGGATTCTACATGTCAAGGTTGAAG GAGCCAGGGCGAGCAGAAGCAGATTTTGGCCGCTTTGATGTGAAGACGGTGATACGGAACATCTACATTCTCTTCTCCGGAAGTGAGCTCCAAGTGGCTGCTGATGATCAAGAAATCATGGACTTGGTTGACACTGCAACTCCTCTACCACCATGGTTCTCTGAGGAAGATCTTGCCGCCTATGCATCTTTATATGAGAAATCCGGACTCCATTTTCCATTGCAAATTCCATACAG ATCCAGACGTTCATCCGAGGATTACCATTTAACTGATCCAAAAATCTCAGCTCCATCGCTGCTTATCATGGGTGAGAAGGACTACTTCTTAAAGTTTCCAGGGGTCGAGGACTACTTGAGCACTGGGGCAGTGAAGCATTTTGTGCCTGATTTGGACATTAATTTCATTGCAGAAGGGACTCACTTTGTGCAGGAACAATTTCCGGAGCAAGTTAATCAGCTAATCACCAGCTTCCTGGACAAACATGGTATCTAA